A region of Streptomyces sp. WMMC500 DNA encodes the following proteins:
- the coxB gene encoding cytochrome c oxidase subunit II has translation MSHNGSDLPRGQKAAAGGTRSPRRTMRRRLPQALAAGLVLVTLSGCTYKDFPRLGMPSPATEEAPRILSLWQGSWAAALAVGVIVWGLILWSVLFHRRSRTKIEVPAQVRYNLPIEALYTVVPLIVVAVFFYFTARDESKLLETSDKPDHVVNVVGYQWSWGFNYLEDVDGDAATPAKRPKELAAIPDRDYEAVPKGAEGVYDYGVPASENEDTGNPGPTLVLPKGETVQFVLTSRDVIHSFWVVPFLMKQDVIPGHTNVFEVTPNKEGTFMGKCAELCGADHSRMLFNVKVVSPEEYRQHLQELAAKGQTGSIPAGIPQTDAARNAETNEQ, from the coding sequence GTGAGTCACAACGGCTCCGACCTCCCCCGCGGCCAGAAGGCAGCCGCGGGAGGTACCCGCTCGCCGCGGCGCACGATGCGGCGAAGGCTGCCGCAGGCGCTGGCCGCGGGCCTGGTCCTGGTCACCCTCTCCGGTTGCACCTACAAGGACTTCCCCCGCCTGGGCATGCCCTCGCCGGCCACCGAGGAGGCGCCGCGGATCCTCTCCCTGTGGCAGGGCTCCTGGGCGGCCGCCCTTGCCGTCGGGGTCATCGTCTGGGGCCTGATCCTCTGGAGCGTCCTCTTCCACCGCCGCTCCAGGACCAAGATCGAGGTCCCGGCCCAGGTCCGGTACAACCTGCCCATCGAGGCGCTGTACACGGTCGTCCCGCTGATCGTCGTGGCGGTGTTCTTCTACTTCACCGCGCGCGACGAGAGCAAGCTGCTGGAGACGTCGGACAAGCCGGACCACGTGGTCAACGTGGTCGGGTACCAGTGGAGCTGGGGCTTCAACTACCTGGAGGACGTGGACGGCGACGCCGCCACGCCGGCGAAGCGGCCCAAGGAACTGGCCGCCATCCCCGACCGGGACTACGAGGCCGTGCCGAAGGGCGCCGAGGGCGTGTACGACTACGGCGTGCCCGCCAGCGAGAACGAGGACACCGGCAACCCGGGTCCCACGCTGGTCCTCCCCAAGGGCGAGACCGTCCAGTTCGTGCTGACCTCCCGGGACGTCATCCACTCCTTCTGGGTGGTGCCGTTCCTGATGAAGCAGGACGTCATCCCCGGCCACACGAACGTCTTCGAGGTGACCCCCAACAAGGAGGGCACCTTCATGGGCAAGTGCGCCGAGCTGTGCGGCGCGGACCACTCCCGGATGCTCTTCAACGTGAAGGTGGTCTCCCCGGAGGAGTACCGGCAGCATCTGCAGGAGCTGGCCGCGAAGGGCCAGACCGGGTCGATCCCGGCGGGCATCCCCCAGACCGACGCCGCTAGGAATGCGGAGACCAACGAGCAATGA
- a CDS encoding ubiquinol-cytochrome c reductase cytochrome b subunit encodes MSTTMTDTRRKPPSRGERFADWTDGRLGLHAAGRKNLRKIFPDHWSFLLGEIAMYTFLIVLLTGVYLTLFFKPSMAEMTYHGSYAPMNGVTMTEAYASTLDISFDVRGGLLVRQIHHWSALIFIAAMATHMMRVFFTGAFRKPREVNWLFGFTLLVLGCVAGFTGYSLPDDLLSGTGVRFMEGATLATPVIGTYLAFFLWGGEFPGSDIIPRFFAVHVLLVPGIMLGLFLIHLILIFYHKHTQYAGSGKTEDNVVGMPFMPVYVAKAGGFFFLVFGVVTVIAGLFTINPVWDLGPYRPDMVSTGAQPDFYMGWTEGLIRFMPGWEWVIPGGYTINFGVFIPLIIVGIIPTVMVAYPFFEAWITGDRREHHILDRPRNVPTRTGFGVAWLTWVFVLLVAGGNDLWATHFHLSIEAITWFVRIAFFVAPVVAFWVTRRICIGLQRRDREKVLHGRETGIIKRMPHGEFIEVHEPLSQEELHKLTAHDQYAPLELGPTVDDNGVVRKLSPGEKLRARLSKGYFGEAGQIPKPTRHEYEEITSGHGHH; translated from the coding sequence ATGAGCACCACCATGACAGACACACGCCGCAAACCGCCGAGCAGAGGCGAGAGGTTCGCCGACTGGACGGACGGCCGACTGGGGCTGCACGCCGCCGGCCGGAAGAACCTCCGCAAGATCTTCCCGGACCACTGGTCCTTCCTGCTCGGCGAAATCGCCATGTACACGTTCCTGATCGTGCTGCTGACCGGCGTGTACCTGACGCTGTTCTTCAAGCCGAGCATGGCGGAGATGACGTACCACGGCTCGTACGCGCCGATGAACGGCGTGACGATGACCGAGGCGTACGCCTCCACGCTGGACATCAGCTTCGACGTCCGCGGCGGTCTGCTCGTCCGGCAGATCCACCACTGGTCCGCGCTGATCTTCATCGCCGCGATGGCGACGCACATGATGCGCGTCTTCTTCACCGGCGCGTTCCGCAAGCCGCGCGAGGTCAACTGGCTCTTCGGCTTCACGCTGCTGGTCCTCGGCTGCGTCGCCGGCTTTACCGGCTACTCGCTGCCCGACGACCTGCTCTCCGGCACCGGCGTCCGCTTCATGGAGGGCGCGACGCTCGCCACCCCGGTGATCGGCACCTACCTGGCGTTCTTCCTCTGGGGCGGTGAGTTCCCCGGGTCGGACATCATTCCGAGATTCTTCGCGGTGCACGTGCTCCTGGTGCCGGGAATCATGCTGGGGCTCTTCCTGATCCACCTGATCCTGATCTTCTACCACAAGCACACCCAGTACGCGGGCTCCGGCAAGACCGAGGACAACGTCGTCGGCATGCCGTTCATGCCCGTCTACGTGGCGAAGGCGGGCGGGTTCTTCTTCCTCGTCTTCGGCGTGGTCACGGTGATCGCGGGACTGTTCACCATCAACCCGGTCTGGGATCTCGGACCCTATCGGCCGGACATGGTCTCCACCGGAGCCCAACCGGACTTCTACATGGGCTGGACCGAGGGGCTGATCCGGTTCATGCCCGGGTGGGAATGGGTCATCCCGGGCGGATACACGATCAACTTCGGGGTGTTCATCCCGCTGATCATCGTGGGCATCATCCCGACGGTGATGGTCGCCTATCCGTTCTTCGAGGCCTGGATCACCGGCGACCGCCGCGAGCACCACATCCTGGACCGCCCGCGCAACGTGCCCACCCGCACCGGCTTCGGCGTGGCCTGGCTGACCTGGGTGTTCGTGCTGCTGGTGGCCGGTGGCAACGACCTGTGGGCGACGCACTTCCACCTCTCGATCGAGGCGATCACCTGGTTCGTGCGGATCGCGTTCTTCGTCGCCCCGGTGGTGGCCTTCTGGGTCACCCGGCGCATCTGCATCGGGCTGCAGCGGCGGGACCGCGAGAAGGTCCTGCACGGCCGGGAGACGGGCATCATCAAGCGGATGCCGCACGGCGAGTTCATCGAGGTGCACGAGCCGCTGTCGCAGGAGGAACTGCACAAGCTCACCGCGCACGACCAGTACGCGCCGCTGGAGCTCGGCCCGACGGTCGACGACAACGGGGTCGTGCGCAAGCTGAGCCCGGGGGAGAAGCTGCGGGCCAGGCTGTCGAAGGGCTACTTCGGCGAGGCCGGCCAGATCCCGAAGCCGACCCGCCACGAGTACGAGGAGATCACCAGCGGCCACGGGCACCACTAG
- a CDS encoding Ig-like domain-containing protein, giving the protein MSQTPHRRTAVSCSLLLVALAPGLAACGAGGHPLAREPGEPAGRITLAGLAGDTELADPADDLEVTAQGQARITDVTAVDERGRYVRGRLSTDGHTWRSTVPLAARSRYSVEVSTENDDGTPGRKRLTYRTSKARTKKPMKVELGPDRGTYGVGQPLTVELGRAVKTQAERAVVERGLKVTSTPVVEGAWYWVDDKELHYRPREYWPAGARVRLESRLEGVKVREGVYGSATRPLELKIGDRIEAVTDAGSYQMTVYRNGKQIKMIPVTTGKAGFETRNGKKVVLEKQSLVRMTGASIGVGGTGEDYDLQVSYATRVTWSGEYVHAAPWSVGSQGAANVSHGCTGMSTEDAAWFFKTVRPGDIVEVVNSFGEDMAPFGNGFGDWNLSWPKWQEGSALTPGVRDGGGPGDANRLRPAV; this is encoded by the coding sequence ATGAGCCAAACGCCCCATCGCCGCACGGCAGTCAGTTGTTCCCTGCTGTTGGTCGCCCTCGCCCCGGGCCTCGCCGCCTGCGGCGCCGGCGGACACCCGCTGGCCCGCGAGCCGGGAGAGCCCGCCGGCCGGATCACCCTGGCCGGCCTGGCCGGTGACACCGAGCTGGCCGACCCGGCCGACGACCTGGAGGTCACCGCCCAGGGCCAGGCGCGCATCACGGACGTCACAGCCGTCGACGAGCGCGGCCGGTACGTACGCGGCCGCCTGTCCACCGACGGCCACACCTGGCGCAGCACCGTGCCCCTGGCCGCGCGGTCCCGCTACAGCGTCGAGGTGAGCACCGAGAACGACGACGGCACGCCCGGCCGCAAGCGGCTGACGTACCGGACGTCGAAGGCCAGGACCAAGAAGCCGATGAAGGTCGAGCTGGGCCCCGACCGGGGCACCTACGGCGTCGGCCAGCCGCTCACCGTGGAGCTCGGCCGGGCCGTGAAGACCCAGGCGGAGCGCGCCGTCGTCGAGCGCGGGCTGAAGGTCACCTCGACCCCGGTGGTCGAGGGCGCCTGGTACTGGGTGGACGACAAGGAACTGCACTACCGCCCCAGGGAGTACTGGCCCGCGGGCGCCCGCGTCCGGCTGGAGAGCAGGCTGGAGGGCGTGAAGGTACGCGAGGGCGTCTACGGGAGCGCCACCAGACCCCTGGAGCTGAAGATCGGCGACCGCATCGAGGCGGTCACCGACGCCGGCTCGTACCAGATGACCGTCTACCGCAACGGTAAGCAGATCAAGATGATCCCGGTCACGACGGGCAAGGCCGGCTTCGAGACCCGCAACGGCAAGAAGGTGGTGCTGGAGAAGCAGTCGCTCGTCCGGATGACGGGCGCCAGCATCGGCGTCGGCGGCACCGGCGAGGACTACGACCTCCAGGTCTCCTACGCGACCCGGGTCACCTGGAGCGGCGAGTACGTGCACGCCGCGCCCTGGTCCGTCGGCTCGCAGGGCGCCGCCAACGTCAGCCACGGCTGCACCGGGATGAGCACCGAGGACGCCGCCTGGTTCTTCAAGACCGTACGGCCCGGCGACATCGTGGAGGTCGTCAACAGCTTCGGCGAGGACATGGCCCCGTTCGGGAACGGCTTCGGGGACTGGAACCTCTCCTGGCCCAAGTGGCAGGAGGGCAGCGCCCTGACCCCCGGCGTCCGCGACGGAGGCGGCCCGGGCGACGCGAACCGCCTCCGGCCCGCGGTCTGA
- a CDS encoding c-type cytochrome → MKKLSARRRHPLAALVVLLIALAATGGLYATFAPTGKAQAEDTSAQSLAIEEGQKIFRVGCASCHGTGGQGSSDGPSLVGVGAAAVDFQVSTGRMPLQQQGAQAPKKPNTYTQKEIDQLAAYVASLGPGPAIPEESQYDPAGGDVARGGDLFRTNCAQCHNFTGKGGALTDGKYAPNIDGVDPKHMYEAMVTGPQNMPSFPDRLLTPKDKQAIIAYLDTVGGDEAESPGGFSLGGLGPVSEGLFAWVFGLGALVVLTIWITARSAKARKS, encoded by the coding sequence GTGAAAAAGCTCTCCGCACGACGGCGCCATCCGCTGGCGGCGCTCGTCGTCCTACTCATCGCGCTGGCGGCCACCGGGGGGCTGTACGCCACATTCGCGCCCACGGGCAAGGCGCAGGCCGAAGACACCAGTGCACAGTCCCTCGCCATCGAAGAGGGGCAGAAGATCTTCCGGGTCGGCTGCGCGAGCTGCCACGGCACCGGCGGGCAGGGCTCCAGCGACGGCCCCAGCCTCGTGGGCGTCGGCGCGGCGGCCGTGGACTTCCAGGTCTCCACGGGCCGGATGCCCCTGCAGCAGCAGGGCGCCCAGGCGCCGAAGAAGCCGAACACCTACACCCAGAAGGAGATCGACCAGCTCGCCGCGTACGTCGCCTCCCTGGGCCCCGGCCCGGCGATCCCCGAGGAGAGCCAGTACGACCCGGCGGGCGGCGACGTCGCCCGCGGCGGTGACCTGTTCCGTACCAACTGTGCGCAGTGCCACAACTTCACCGGCAAGGGCGGCGCCCTGACGGACGGCAAGTACGCACCGAACATCGACGGCGTCGATCCGAAGCACATGTACGAAGCGATGGTGACCGGCCCGCAGAACATGCCCTCCTTCCCGGACAGGCTGCTGACGCCCAAGGACAAGCAGGCCATCATCGCCTACCTCGACACGGTCGGGGGCGACGAGGCCGAGTCGCCCGGCGGGTTCAGCCTCGGCGGCCTCGGCCCGGTGAGCGAGGGTCTGTTCGCCTGGGTCTTCGGGCTCGGGGCCCTCGTCGTCCTGACGATCTGGATCACCGCCCGGAGTGCAAAGGCCAGGAAGTCATGA
- the ctaD gene encoding cytochrome c oxidase subunit I — translation MSILNEPQGAATAGAGEDAYENEVPARRRQPGNVVVKWLTTTDHKTIGTLYLATSFFFFIFGGVLALFMRAELARPGTQVMSNEQFNQAFTMHGTIMLLMFATPLFAGFANWIMPLQIGAPDVAFPRLNMFAYWLYLFGSLIAVAGFITPQGAADFGWFAYTPLSDAVRSPGVGADMWIMGLALSGFGTILGSVNFITTIICMRAPGLTMFRMPIFTWNVLLTGVLVLLAFPVLAAALLALEADRKFGAHIFDPANGGALLWQHLFWFFGHPEVYIIALPFFGIISEVIPVFSRKPMFGYIGLVAATISIAGLSVTVWAHHMYVTGGVLLPFFAFMTMLIAVPTGVKFFNWIGTMWKGSLSFETPMLWSIGFLVTFTFGGLTGVILASPPLDFHVSDSYFVVAHFHYVVFGTVVFAMFAGFHFWWPKFTGKMLDETLGKITFWTLFIGFHGTFLVQHWLGAEGMPRRYADYLAADGFTALNTFSTISSFLLGMSMLPFFYNVWKTAKYGKKIEVDDPWGYGRSLEWATSCPPPRHNFTSLPRIRSESPAFDLHHPEIAAAQVGHGHGAGDKTLVGGGSEGEAK, via the coding sequence ATGAGCATCCTCAACGAACCCCAGGGTGCGGCGACCGCGGGCGCGGGTGAAGACGCGTACGAGAACGAGGTGCCGGCGCGTCGCCGCCAGCCCGGCAACGTCGTGGTCAAGTGGCTGACGACCACGGACCACAAGACGATCGGCACGCTGTACCTGGCGACCTCGTTCTTCTTCTTCATCTTCGGCGGCGTCCTGGCCCTGTTCATGCGGGCCGAGCTGGCCCGGCCGGGCACGCAGGTGATGAGCAACGAGCAGTTCAACCAGGCGTTCACGATGCACGGCACGATCATGCTGCTGATGTTCGCGACGCCGCTGTTCGCGGGCTTCGCCAACTGGATCATGCCGCTGCAGATCGGCGCGCCGGACGTGGCGTTCCCGCGGCTGAACATGTTCGCGTACTGGCTGTACCTCTTCGGGTCGCTCATCGCCGTCGCCGGCTTCATCACCCCGCAGGGCGCGGCGGACTTCGGCTGGTTCGCGTACACGCCGCTCTCCGACGCGGTGCGCTCGCCGGGCGTCGGCGCCGACATGTGGATCATGGGCCTGGCGCTCTCCGGCTTCGGCACCATCCTCGGCTCGGTCAACTTCATCACGACCATCATCTGCATGCGGGCGCCGGGCCTGACGATGTTCCGGATGCCGATCTTCACCTGGAACGTGCTGCTCACCGGTGTGCTGGTGCTGCTCGCCTTCCCGGTGCTGGCCGCCGCGCTGCTGGCGCTGGAGGCGGACCGCAAGTTCGGGGCGCACATCTTCGACCCGGCCAACGGCGGTGCGCTGCTCTGGCAGCACCTCTTCTGGTTCTTCGGCCATCCAGAGGTGTACATCATCGCGCTGCCGTTCTTCGGCATCATCTCCGAGGTCATCCCGGTCTTCAGCCGCAAGCCGATGTTCGGCTACATCGGCCTGGTGGCCGCCACGATCTCCATCGCCGGCCTGTCCGTGACCGTGTGGGCGCACCACATGTACGTGACCGGAGGCGTGCTCCTACCGTTCTTCGCCTTCATGACCATGCTGATCGCGGTGCCAACGGGAGTGAAGTTCTTCAACTGGATCGGCACCATGTGGAAGGGATCACTGAGTTTCGAGACACCGATGCTCTGGTCCATCGGCTTCCTGGTGACGTTCACCTTCGGCGGTCTGACCGGCGTCATCCTGGCCTCGCCACCGCTGGACTTCCACGTCTCCGACTCGTACTTCGTGGTGGCCCACTTCCACTACGTGGTCTTCGGCACCGTCGTCTTCGCGATGTTCGCCGGCTTCCACTTCTGGTGGCCCAAGTTCACCGGGAAGATGCTGGACGAGACGCTCGGGAAGATCACCTTCTGGACGCTCTTCATCGGCTTCCACGGCACGTTCCTGGTGCAGCACTGGCTCGGCGCGGAGGGCATGCCCCGGCGGTACGCGGACTACCTCGCGGCCGACGGCTTCACCGCCCTGAACACCTTCTCGACGATCAGCTCGTTCCTGCTCGGCATGTCGATGCTGCCGTTCTTCTACAACGTGTGGAAGACGGCCAAGTACGGCAAGAAGATCGAGGTCGACGACCCGTGGGGCTACGGCCGCTCCCTGGAGTGGGCCACGTCCTGCCCGCCGCCGCGGCACAACTTCACCTCGCTGCCGCGCATCCGGTCCGAATCGCCGGCCTTCGACCTGCACCATCCCGAAATCGCGGCGGCCCAGGTCGGCCACGGCCACGGCGCCGGTGACAAGACGCTCGTCGGCGGCGGCAGCGAAGGGGAAGCGAAGTGA
- a CDS encoding heme-copper oxidase subunit III, whose amino-acid sequence MSDVATATAAVETGHAHPSVNRPNLTSVGTIIWLSSELMFFAALFAMYFTLRSVMGADYWKAQAETLNLPFALGNTTILVLSSLTCQLGVFAAERGDVKKLRMWFTVTFVMGAVFVGGQVTEYVELVEHEGISLSSGPYGSAFYLTTGFHGLHVTGGLIAFLLILGRTYAARRFTHQQATAAIVVSYYWHFVDVVWIGLFATIYLIK is encoded by the coding sequence ATGTCGGACGTGGCGACAGCAACAGCAGCAGTAGAGACCGGGCACGCGCACCCGTCGGTCAACAGGCCGAACCTCACCAGCGTCGGAACCATCATCTGGCTGAGTTCCGAGCTGATGTTCTTCGCGGCCCTCTTCGCGATGTACTTCACCCTGCGGTCGGTGATGGGTGCGGACTACTGGAAGGCACAGGCCGAGACCCTGAACCTTCCGTTCGCGCTCGGCAACACCACGATCCTGGTGCTCTCCTCGCTCACCTGCCAGCTCGGCGTGTTCGCGGCCGAGCGCGGTGACGTGAAGAAGCTGCGCATGTGGTTCACGGTGACCTTCGTCATGGGCGCGGTCTTCGTCGGCGGGCAGGTCACCGAGTACGTGGAGCTGGTGGAGCACGAGGGCATCTCGCTCTCCTCCGGCCCGTACGGCTCGGCGTTCTACCTGACCACCGGCTTCCACGGACTGCACGTGACGGGCGGACTGATCGCCTTCCTGCTGATTCTGGGGCGCACCTACGCGGCCAGACGGTTCACCCACCAGCAGGCGACCGCCGCGATCGTGGTGTCCTACTACTGGCACTTCGTCGACGTGGTCTGGATCGGCCTCTTCGCCACCATCTACTTGATCAAGTAA
- a CDS encoding cytochrome c oxidase subunit 4, with product MKIQGHMFGWLAAFILIAAIVYGYWSNEPVGTTGLFLAFGLTAMIGYYLVFTARRVDTGAQDNKEAEVADDAGELGFFSPHSWQPLSLAIGGALAFLGIVLNWWLLYFSIPVILVGIYGWVFEYYRGADQNQ from the coding sequence GTGAAGATCCAGGGCCACATGTTCGGCTGGCTCGCCGCCTTCATCCTGATCGCGGCGATCGTCTACGGGTACTGGTCGAACGAGCCGGTCGGCACCACCGGGCTCTTCCTGGCCTTCGGCCTGACCGCGATGATCGGGTACTACCTGGTCTTCACGGCCCGCCGGGTCGACACCGGGGCGCAGGACAACAAGGAGGCCGAGGTCGCCGACGACGCCGGCGAGCTGGGCTTCTTCAGCCCGCACAGTTGGCAGCCGCTGTCGCTGGCGATCGGCGGCGCGCTCGCCTTCCTCGGCATCGTTCTCAACTGGTGGCTGCTGTACTTCTCCATCCCCGTGATCCTCGTCGGCATCTACGGCTGGGTCTTCGAGTACTACCGCGGGGCGGACCAGAACCAGTAG
- a CDS encoding Rieske 2Fe-2S domain-containing protein, translating into MSSQAGPENENNGEKHLPTVREGEESGGVAVEERDPFANPGLPPHEPRKQDIDERAAKRSERTVSLLFTVSMLATVAFIAAFVAIDVDEIVYIFPLGHISALNFALGVTLGLALFCIGAGAIHWSRTLMSDVEVIQERHPIEASPETEAISKGDWRQGTEESAIGSRKIIRRTMLGALTLVPLTGIVLLRDLGPLPGTKLRNTLWDKGKLLINMNTDEPLRPEDITVGSLSFAKPEGLEEGAHNFNNEIAKAALMLVRIHPGDIKDPKSADWGHDGILAYSKICTHVGCPVSLYEQQTHHVLCPCHQSTFDLSDGARVLFGPAGHALPQLRISVNDEGHLYALGDFDEPVGPSFWERG; encoded by the coding sequence ATGAGTAGCCAGGCTGGACCTGAGAACGAGAACAACGGCGAGAAGCACCTGCCGACCGTCCGGGAGGGCGAGGAGAGCGGGGGCGTCGCGGTCGAGGAGCGCGACCCGTTCGCCAACCCCGGCCTGCCGCCGCACGAGCCGCGCAAGCAGGACATCGACGAGCGGGCCGCCAAGCGGTCCGAGCGCACCGTGTCGCTGCTGTTCACGGTGTCGATGCTCGCGACCGTCGCCTTCATCGCGGCGTTCGTCGCCATCGACGTCGACGAGATCGTCTACATCTTCCCGCTCGGCCACATCAGCGCGCTGAACTTCGCCCTCGGTGTCACCCTGGGCCTCGCGCTGTTCTGCATCGGCGCCGGCGCCATCCACTGGTCGCGCACGCTGATGTCGGACGTGGAGGTCATCCAGGAGCGGCACCCGATCGAGGCCAGCCCGGAGACCGAGGCCATCAGCAAGGGCGACTGGCGGCAGGGCACCGAGGAATCGGCGATCGGCAGCCGTAAGATCATCCGGCGCACCATGCTCGGCGCGCTCACGCTCGTCCCGCTCACCGGCATCGTGCTGCTGCGCGACCTCGGCCCGCTGCCCGGCACCAAGCTGCGCAACACCCTGTGGGACAAGGGCAAGCTGCTCATCAACATGAACACCGACGAGCCGCTGCGCCCGGAGGACATCACCGTCGGTTCGCTCTCCTTCGCCAAGCCCGAAGGGCTGGAGGAAGGCGCCCACAACTTCAACAACGAGATCGCCAAGGCGGCACTGATGCTCGTCCGGATCCACCCGGGCGACATCAAGGACCCGAAGTCGGCCGACTGGGGCCACGACGGCATCCTGGCCTACTCCAAGATCTGTACGCACGTCGGCTGCCCCGTCAGCCTGTACGAGCAGCAGACGCACCACGTGCTCTGCCCGTGTCACCAGTCGACGTTCGACCTGTCGGACGGCGCGCGCGTACTCTTCGGTCCGGCGGGGCACGCCCTGCCGCAACTGAGGATCTCGGTCAACGATGAGGGTCACCTGTACGCGCTCGGCGACTTCGACGAGCCGGTCGGCCCGAGCTTCTGGGAGCGCGGATGA
- a CDS encoding aminotransferase class V-fold PLP-dependent enzyme — MPYFDAASSAPLHPIARQALLAALDEGWADPARLYREGRRARRLLDAARETTAELVGCRPDELVFTSSGTRAVHDGMAGALAGRRRTGRHLVVSAVEHSAVLHAAEAHGAAAVAEGSKAAAGGDDGDVTYVPVDRGGRVAPGAYAEALRADTALACLQSANHEVGTEQPVAEAAEECRAAGVPLLVDAAQSLGWGRVAGPWSLLTASAHKWGGPPGVGLLVVRKGTRFAPAGPADEREAGRASGFENIPAIVATAASLRAVRAEARAEDARLRALVDRIRARVPETVADVEVVGDPDRRLPHLVTFSCLYVDGEALLHALDRAGFSVSSGSACTSSTLTPSHVLKAMGVLSEGNVRVSLPPGTTADEVEGFLRALQGAVAGVRAELGAPAQGAAEAAAVAGELLVDARGRRCPVPVIELAKVFDRVPVGGTALVLSDDEAARLDIPAWCEMRGQEYVGEEPAAGGGTGYRVRRTA, encoded by the coding sequence GTGCCGTACTTCGACGCCGCGTCGTCCGCGCCCCTTCACCCGATCGCCCGGCAGGCCCTGCTCGCCGCGCTCGACGAGGGCTGGGCCGACCCGGCCCGGCTGTACCGGGAGGGCCGCCGGGCGCGGCGGCTGCTGGACGCCGCGCGCGAGACCACCGCGGAACTCGTCGGCTGCCGCCCGGACGAGCTGGTGTTCACGTCCTCGGGTACGCGCGCCGTGCACGACGGGATGGCGGGGGCGCTGGCGGGCCGGCGCCGTACCGGCCGGCACCTGGTGGTCTCGGCGGTGGAGCACTCCGCGGTCCTGCATGCGGCGGAGGCCCACGGGGCAGCAGCGGTGGCGGAGGGGAGCAAGGCTGCGGCGGGCGGTGACGACGGGGACGTGACGTACGTGCCGGTCGACCGCGGCGGCCGGGTGGCGCCCGGGGCGTACGCCGAGGCGCTGCGCGCCGATACCGCGCTGGCCTGCCTGCAGTCCGCCAACCACGAGGTGGGCACCGAGCAGCCTGTCGCCGAGGCCGCAGAGGAGTGCCGGGCCGCCGGGGTGCCGCTGCTGGTGGACGCGGCGCAGTCGCTGGGCTGGGGGCGGGTCGCCGGCCCGTGGTCGCTGCTGACGGCGAGCGCGCACAAGTGGGGCGGCCCGCCCGGCGTGGGGCTGCTGGTGGTGCGCAAGGGGACGCGGTTCGCGCCCGCGGGCCCGGCGGACGAGCGGGAGGCGGGCCGCGCGTCCGGGTTCGAGAACATCCCGGCGATCGTCGCGACGGCCGCTTCGCTGCGCGCCGTACGCGCGGAGGCGCGGGCCGAGGACGCCCGGCTGCGGGCGCTGGTGGACCGGATCCGCGCGCGGGTGCCGGAGACGGTCGCGGACGTGGAGGTGGTCGGCGACCCGGACCGCCGGCTGCCGCACCTGGTGACGTTCTCCTGTCTGTACGTGGACGGGGAGGCGCTGCTGCACGCGCTGGACCGGGCGGGGTTCTCGGTCTCGTCCGGGTCCGCGTGCACGTCGAGCACGCTGACGCCGAGCCATGTGCTCAAGGCGATGGGCGTGTTGTCGGAGGGCAACGTGCGCGTGTCGCTGCCGCCGGGGACGACGGCGGACGAGGTGGAGGGCTTCCTGCGGGCGCTGCAGGGCGCCGTCGCCGGGGTGCGCGCGGAGCTGGGCGCGCCCGCGCAGGGTGCGGCGGAGGCGGCGGCGGTGGCCGGGGAGCTGCTGGTCGACGCCCGCGGGCGGCGCTGCCCGGTCCCGGTCATAGAGCTGGCGAAGGTCTTCGACCGGGTGCCGGTGGGCGGCACGGCGCTGGTGCTGTCGGACGACGAGGCGGCGCGGCTGGACATTCCGGCGTGGTGCGAGATGCGCGGGCAGGAGTACGTCGGCGAGGAGCCGGCGGCCGGCGGCGGCACCGGCTACCGGGTGCGCCGCACGGCCTGA